The following are encoded together in the Desulfococcus multivorans genome:
- a CDS encoding putative Molybdenum cofactor carrier: MIRKVISGGEAGVERAALDAAQKFMIDCGGWMPRRRDGEDEALVRAYRLTLLIDADADQAAARNVSNADGVLAIVWGAATESAARHLRLAERYGRPAKVLDLDRIPAFKAAREAEAWIREKGIAVLNVTGSQTTDAAVYRTASDILETLHQLLMIDPRHHRSGPGDVATRADVRLDAFVRIPKTVDEAVAVLLSALSFRDRTRIANMDEKRLDTLMPSIGVYIQNEFRLRQGNPSLMDDCRARSDTPDEAPAKVVIRALRRALRNTDGVLRVVK; this comes from the coding sequence ATGATTCGAAAGGTGATTTCCGGCGGAGAGGCGGGGGTGGAGCGCGCGGCACTGGACGCGGCCCAGAAATTCATGATCGACTGCGGGGGGTGGATGCCCCGGCGGCGCGACGGGGAGGACGAGGCTCTGGTCAGGGCTTATCGGTTGACGCTGCTGATCGACGCCGATGCCGACCAGGCCGCGGCGCGGAACGTGTCCAACGCCGACGGTGTGCTGGCCATCGTCTGGGGGGCGGCGACGGAAAGCGCCGCGCGCCATCTCCGGCTGGCGGAGCGATACGGGCGGCCTGCAAAGGTGCTGGACCTGGATCGGATTCCGGCCTTCAAAGCGGCCCGGGAGGCCGAGGCCTGGATCCGGGAGAAGGGGATCGCCGTGCTGAACGTCACGGGGTCCCAGACGACCGACGCGGCGGTCTATCGAACAGCGTCGGACATTCTCGAGACCCTCCATCAACTGCTCATGATCGACCCCCGGCATCACCGGTCGGGGCCCGGCGACGTCGCGACGCGGGCGGACGTCCGTCTGGACGCATTCGTCCGGATTCCCAAGACCGTCGACGAGGCGGTGGCGGTGCTTCTGTCGGCGCTGAGTTTCCGGGATCGAACCCGTATCGCCAACATGGACGAGAAGCGTCTCGATACCTTGATGCCCTCCATCGGCGTCTACATCCAGAACGAATTTCGGCTGCGGCAGGGCAACCCGTCGCTCATGGATGACTGCAGGGCCCGTTCGGACACCCCTGATGAAGCGCCCGCGAAGGTTGTCATCCGGGCGCTCCGGCGCGCCCTTCGGAACACCGATGGGGTGCTGCGCGTCGTCAAATAG
- the hemL gene encoding glutamate-1-semialdehyde 2,1-aminomutase translates to MNIDHSLKLFEEARELIPGGVNSPVRACRSVGCTPLFIERAQGSRIFDVDGNSYIDYVGSWGPMILGHRHPEVIKLIEFELTQGTSFGAPTVLELRLAEMVKDAVPSIEMVRMVNSGTEATMSAVRLARAFTGRDAVVKFDGCYHGHADSLLVAAGSGVATLGIPGSPGIPQAFVAQTISLPYNDIDAVTALMNARGDDIACIIVEPVAGNMGCVPPVDGFLETLRKETEKHGTVLVFDEVMTGFRVAYGGAQALYGITPDLTCLAKIIGGGLPVGAYGGRRDIMEQVAPAGPMYQAGTLSGNPLAMAAGVATLKQLQEPGFYDALDQKSRRLAVGLEGAAAVAGIPVTFTRVGSMLGMFFTDRPVTHFEDAKTSDLKMFAAYYNAMLERGIYLAPSQFEAAFVSAAHTREDIDETVRAAAEVLKTLAAGCEC, encoded by the coding sequence ATGAACATAGACCACTCGTTGAAACTGTTTGAAGAAGCCCGGGAACTCATTCCCGGCGGGGTGAACAGCCCGGTCCGCGCTTGTCGGTCCGTGGGTTGCACCCCCCTGTTCATCGAACGGGCCCAGGGCAGCCGCATCTTCGACGTGGACGGCAACAGCTACATCGACTACGTGGGATCGTGGGGACCCATGATTCTGGGGCACCGTCATCCCGAAGTGATCAAGCTGATCGAGTTCGAACTGACCCAGGGCACCAGCTTCGGTGCGCCCACGGTGCTGGAACTCCGGCTGGCCGAAATGGTGAAAGACGCCGTGCCGTCCATCGAGATGGTCCGCATGGTCAACTCCGGCACCGAAGCCACCATGAGCGCCGTCCGTCTCGCCCGGGCCTTTACAGGACGGGACGCCGTCGTCAAATTCGACGGCTGCTACCACGGGCACGCCGACTCCCTTCTGGTGGCGGCCGGCTCCGGCGTCGCCACCCTGGGCATTCCCGGCAGCCCGGGGATCCCCCAGGCCTTCGTCGCCCAGACGATCTCCCTGCCCTACAACGACATCGACGCCGTGACCGCCTTGATGAACGCCCGGGGCGACGACATCGCCTGTATCATCGTGGAGCCGGTGGCCGGGAACATGGGGTGTGTACCCCCGGTGGACGGATTCCTCGAAACCCTCCGGAAGGAAACGGAGAAGCACGGGACCGTTCTGGTTTTCGACGAGGTCATGACGGGGTTCCGCGTGGCCTACGGCGGGGCACAGGCGCTTTACGGCATCACCCCGGATCTGACCTGTCTCGCCAAGATCATCGGCGGCGGCCTGCCCGTGGGCGCCTATGGCGGACGCCGGGATATCATGGAACAGGTGGCCCCCGCAGGCCCCATGTACCAGGCCGGCACCCTCTCCGGCAACCCCCTGGCCATGGCCGCCGGCGTGGCCACCCTCAAACAGCTCCAGGAACCGGGCTTCTACGACGCGCTGGATCAGAAATCCCGTCGGCTGGCCGTCGGGCTCGAAGGCGCCGCCGCTGTGGCCGGCATTCCGGTGACCTTCACCCGGGTGGGCTCCATGCTGGGCATGTTCTTCACCGACCGCCCGGTGACCCATTTCGAGGACGCCAAAACATCCGATCTCAAGATGTTCGCAGCCTACTATAACGCCATGCTCGAGCGGGGAATCTACCTGGCCCCGTCCCAGTTCGAGGCCGCCTTCGTCTCGGCGGCACACACCCGGGAGGATATCGACGAGACCGTCCGGGCGGCGGCCGAGGTGCTCAAGACCCTCGCCGCCGGATGTGAGTGCTAG
- a CDS encoding SIR2 family NAD-dependent protein deacylase → METSLENLLKAFVTSQQRITVLTGAGISAESGIPTFRGPEGYWTIGSEAYRPQEMATQRMFLKAPLAVWNWYLYRRSVCARAEPNPGHRAVAGMERLFGDRFRLVTQNVDNLHLRAGSTPERTFEIHGNIFLMRCAEACSAALTPVPAAFDDWPRDREISSGEAELLRCPRCGGLLRPHVLWFDEVYDEPFYRLTTTLAAARETDLLIVAGTSGTTNLPNKVAWEVSRRYKAVIVDVNTDRNPFAALAVRQGGFAVTGTCGQILPEILALFQAA, encoded by the coding sequence ATGGAAACCTCCCTCGAAAACCTCTTGAAAGCATTCGTCACTTCTCAACAGCGGATTACCGTCCTCACCGGCGCGGGCATCTCGGCCGAAAGCGGCATTCCCACCTTCCGGGGTCCCGAAGGCTACTGGACCATCGGATCCGAGGCCTACCGTCCCCAGGAGATGGCGACCCAACGCATGTTTCTGAAAGCACCCCTGGCGGTCTGGAACTGGTATCTTTACCGCCGTTCGGTCTGCGCCCGCGCCGAGCCCAACCCCGGGCATCGCGCGGTGGCCGGGATGGAGCGCCTCTTCGGCGATCGTTTCCGACTGGTCACCCAGAATGTCGACAATCTCCACCTGCGGGCCGGCAGCACGCCGGAGCGGACCTTCGAAATCCACGGCAACATCTTTCTGATGCGCTGCGCCGAGGCATGCTCTGCGGCTTTGACGCCGGTGCCGGCGGCCTTTGACGATTGGCCCCGGGACCGGGAGATTTCCTCCGGGGAGGCGGAACTTCTCCGCTGCCCCCGCTGCGGAGGGCTTTTAAGACCCCACGTACTCTGGTTCGACGAGGTCTACGACGAGCCGTTCTACCGGTTGACCACAACGCTCGCGGCCGCCCGGGAAACGGATCTCCTCATCGTCGCGGGCACCTCCGGCACCACCAACCTGCCCAACAAGGTGGCCTGGGAGGTCTCCCGCCGTTACAAGGCGGTCATCGTCGACGTCAACACCGACCGCAACCCCTTCGCCGCCCTGGCCGTCCGCCAGGGGGGGTTCGCCGTGACCGGCACCTGCGGGCAGATCCTTCCCGAGATCCTGGCGCTCTTCCAGGCGGCCTAG